The Desulfococcus multivorans DNA window ACCGCCTATTTTAATCCGGTTAATTTTGTACATTATATTCCTCCTGTATCAGGATTTTTCCTTCTTATTGCGACGACTGCGGCCGCCTTTCTTCTTGGAAGCGGGCTTTTCCACCTCGCATAGCTCCTCAAGCCCATGTGCGATAGCGATGAAACGGTCCTTTTTACAGACGTCCCGCACCTGGTCGGGCCATATCGTGTAGGCGAGATGCGTCCGGTCATCGGCGCTCTTTTCCAATTTGTCCCAAACCTTTTTGGTGTCGTTCGCCCATGATCTCAGGTTGAAAAGACCGGTTAGCGGTGCGGCGTTGATGATCACGCCGTCGTTGAGGTCAGGTTTGCAGGGAGACGCCGCGATCCGAACCAGCTCCTCGGGCAGACACGAAGCTCACCGAGGAATGTCTGTGTTTCATTCAGCCGGTCGCGCAACCGGGTCGCCTCTCGACCGGAAGCGGCTTTCAATTCTTCTTCGACATGGGCGAGGCCGCGCTTGATCTCGCTGATCTTGGGCTTGACGTGCTTGTTGACTGCGGCGTAGAGGGTCTGGTCGGTCAAACGGTGATGACAAATCCAGATGGTATAGGACCCCGAGGCCGTCGACAGCGGCCAGTAAATCGGGGCCTTGTGGCGGCCTTTGGAATAACGCTTCAAGTGATCCTGAAAGAACTTTGCGGGTTTGCGGAAATAGTCTCGAAGCTCGGAGACGCCGAGGATATCGCAGATTTCCATCTCCATCTCGTAGGCTTTGTCCTTCCAGAGAATTTCTAAGACCTTGCGCACGCGACGGACGATATCGTCTCGGTGGGGCTATGCACCATTGAACAATAACATTCATGAAAACATTAAGTCAAGTTGTTACCTGCGGCGTGAAAACGCTGAAAATGTGACGGATTGAAAATGCACAAGATTCAGAGGTTGAGGGCGGAGTGCCGGCCCAAATTCGGACGCCGGCAGAGGACCGTCACCCGCTGGCAGCCGGCTGCCACCCGCTCCGTTCTCCTCCGAAGCGATGCCCCCGGCTCTCTCCGCTCCTTACCTACCGGCCTAACGGCTGGGCTCACCCAGCTGACCTGGAAGGCAGACAAGCCGGAAGCCGATGAAGCTGTTCCGGAGGTCGGGATCGTCCCAACTGCGGTTTGCCGTCCGGCAGTAGGCGGCATCCAAGTTCCACGAGCCGCCGCGCAGGACCCGGGACGACCCTTCTTCCACGTCCATACACCATTCCCAAACGTTCCCCGCCATGTCATGGCAGCCATCGGGGCAGACGCCGTTTGAAAAACACCCTGCCGCCGTCTTCAGACAATCCCTACAAGAAGAAACCAAAGCGCAAAGCCGTCCAGAAGCGAGCCGGCGCCAAAAAAGGGCACAAAGGGCATATCCAGAAACGTATGATGCCCACTGAAATTGTCATTCTTAAGCCGGAACGTTGCCCCTGCGGCAAAAAGATCAGCCAGGTCGAACTGCGAGAAAACATCTTGCGAAAACACATCCAAATTTGATAAATATAGCTCAGCATTTTGAATCTTTTCTTGTTGAGTTTGGTCGCTCTAACCGGGATAAGGTTCAAAATGCATTTTTTTTGCTCAGATGTCACTCAATTTTTTGAAAAAGTTACGACTGACGAGAGGAATAACAAGATGAAGGAAACCCCATGAAGGAAATCCACGAAATATACGTCAAAACCCATTTTTCCGCCGCGCATTGTCTGGAAGGCTATCCCGGCGACTGTGCACGGCTCCACGGACACAACTGGATCATCGAGGTCCATGTCCGCTGTGAAAGGCTCAACGAGATCGGCATCGGCATCGATTTCCGCGATATCAAGACAGCGGTCAAGGAAGTCCTTCAGGGGCTCGACCATTTCAATTTGAACGAACTGCCGGCCTTCAAGTCGGTCAACCCCACGTCGGAGAACATCGCCCGATTTCTTTATAAAGAGCTGAGCTGGATATTGAATGCCGATGGGATCAAGGTTTCGAAAGTCAAGGTTTGTGAGACTCCCGGAGCTGGGGCCTATTACTGGGAGGAGGAGGATTGACCCTCACCGTCAACGAAATTTTTTTCAGCATCCAGGGCGAATCCTCGTTTGCAGGCCGCCCGTGTGTCTTTATCCGTCTCACCGGTTGTAATCTGCGGTGCGCTTATTGCGATACGCGATATGCCT harbors:
- a CDS encoding formylglycine-generating enzyme family protein, which codes for MVSSCRDCLKTAAGCFSNGVCPDGCHDMAGNVWEWCMDVEEGSSRVLRGGSWNLDAAYCRTANRSWDDPDLRNSFIGFRLVCLPGQLGEPSR
- the queD gene encoding 6-carboxytetrahydropterin synthase QueD, which encodes MKEIHEIYVKTHFSAAHCLEGYPGDCARLHGHNWIIEVHVRCERLNEIGIGIDFRDIKTAVKEVLQGLDHFNLNELPAFKSVNPTSENIARFLYKELSWILNADGIKVSKVKVCETPGAGAYYWEEED